A genomic window from Bdellovibrio sp. SKB1291214 includes:
- a CDS encoding putative DNA modification/repair radical SAM protein, with protein sequence MTIKWDVLKSKLAILADAAKYDASCSSSGSQRKRENGGMGNVEGMGICHSYAPDGRCISLLKILMTNFCIFDCKYCVNRVSSDVKRARFTPEEIVQLTLEFYRRNYIEGLFLSSGIINSSDETMELLIQVAKSLRIEHKFQGYIHLKVVAGSSQELILKAGLWADRVSANIEMPVQEDLNALAPAKTIKEATTSMDQIATRVEEAKEDQKKFFKAPRFAPAGQTTQMIVGATESTDSVILHQSQDLYKKYSLRRVYYSAYSPIPHADAFLPRGEPSLVRENRLYQADWLVRFYKFDAKELTSTDAPNLPLDIDPKTAWALRNRHAFPVNVNTASREELLRVPGFGVKNVERILQMRPFRRITLLDIGKLRIPLKRAKYFIITQDHNPDVYLVDANDLKERIKPEDKQLSLFDVKLSAVSGDL encoded by the coding sequence ATGACAATCAAATGGGATGTTCTCAAGTCAAAACTCGCTATCCTCGCAGACGCTGCGAAATACGATGCCTCTTGCTCCTCAAGCGGTTCACAACGTAAACGTGAAAACGGCGGGATGGGGAATGTGGAGGGCATGGGAATTTGCCACAGCTACGCACCGGATGGTCGTTGCATCAGCCTTCTTAAAATTCTGATGACCAATTTTTGCATCTTTGATTGCAAGTATTGTGTAAATCGCGTTTCCAGCGATGTAAAACGCGCACGCTTCACGCCTGAAGAAATCGTTCAACTCACGTTAGAGTTTTATCGCAGAAATTATATTGAAGGACTGTTTTTAAGTTCCGGCATTATCAACAGTTCCGATGAAACCATGGAGCTGCTGATTCAAGTCGCTAAGTCCCTGCGTATTGAACACAAATTTCAAGGTTATATTCACTTAAAAGTTGTCGCAGGGTCATCGCAAGAGTTGATTCTCAAAGCCGGCCTGTGGGCAGATCGTGTCAGTGCAAATATCGAAATGCCTGTCCAAGAAGATTTAAATGCATTGGCTCCCGCAAAAACAATTAAGGAAGCGACCACTTCCATGGATCAAATCGCCACTCGGGTCGAGGAGGCGAAGGAAGATCAAAAAAAGTTTTTCAAGGCTCCCCGCTTTGCTCCCGCAGGTCAAACAACCCAAATGATCGTGGGTGCGACTGAAAGCACCGACTCTGTGATTCTGCATCAATCCCAAGATCTCTATAAAAAGTATTCTCTACGTAGAGTTTATTACTCGGCTTATAGTCCGATTCCTCATGCAGATGCTTTTTTACCGCGAGGCGAACCTTCCCTAGTGCGGGAAAACCGATTGTATCAAGCAGACTGGCTGGTGCGCTTTTATAAGTTCGATGCCAAAGAACTAACAAGCACTGATGCTCCAAACTTACCGTTGGACATTGATCCAAAGACTGCTTGGGCTCTTCGCAATCGCCATGCTTTTCCGGTGAATGTAAATACAGCCAGTCGAGAGGAGCTTTTGCGAGTCCCGGGATTCGGTGTAAAGAACGTTGAACGTATTTTACAGATGCGTCCTTTCCGCCGAATTACTTTGCTTGATATCGGCAAACTTCGCATTCCTTTGAAGCGCGCAAAATATTTCATCATCACCCAAGATCATAATCCTGACGTTTACTTAGTTGATGCTAATGATCTTAAAGAGCGCATTAAACCTGAGGACAAACAGCTATCACTTTTTGACGTAAAGCTTTCTGCGGTTTCCGGTGACCTATGA
- the katG gene encoding catalase/peroxidase HPI, giving the protein MSEPRSESENPAIKAPEAKTGRRPHNNRDWWPNQLDLSVLHQHSPHSNPMEGTYKYSEEFKKLDVEALKRDIFDIMTKSQDWWPADYGHYGPLFIRMSWHAAGTYRVEDGRGGGGDGAQRFAPLNSWPDNANLDKARRLLWPIKQKYGRKVSWADLLVFAGNCALESMGFKTFGFGFGREDVWEPVEVFWGPEDTWLGDERYSGDRNLANPLGAVQMGLIYVNPEGPNGKPDPKAASKDIRETFARMAMNDEETVALIAGGHTFGKTHGAGDPKKVGPEPEGCPMHGQGLGWKNSFKTGKGGDAITSGLEGAWTSTPTKWSNGFFENLHKFEWELSKSPAGAHQWKPVNKEAQNTVPDAHDPTKKHAPTMLTTDIALKADPEYAKISKRFHENHQEFADAFAKAWYKLLHRDMGPASRFWGPWVPEQQLWQDPIPKADYKMIDDQDIKSLKETLLASGIGNSRLISTAWSAAASFRGTDRRGGANGGRLRLAPQKDWEVNEPKELSKTLQTLEKIKNEFDKSGSGKKVSMADLIVLGGCAAIEDAAKKAGHNITVPFNPGRTDSSQEQTDAHAFAVLEPKADGFRNYMGKRATLTPETHMLDRANLLKLTAPEMTVLMGGLRVLDINHENSKHGVFTDRVGMLTNDFFTNLLDMSTEWDEPKKGIYEGKDRRTGKVKWTATNVDLVFGYHSQLRAIAEVYASDDAKEKFVKDFVAAWNKVMNLDRYDLKH; this is encoded by the coding sequence ATGTCTGAACCACGAAGTGAGAGTGAAAATCCCGCTATAAAAGCCCCCGAAGCGAAGACAGGTCGTAGACCTCATAATAATCGTGACTGGTGGCCGAACCAATTAGATCTGTCTGTTCTGCACCAGCATTCGCCACATTCGAACCCGATGGAAGGCACCTATAAATACTCTGAAGAGTTTAAAAAATTGGATGTTGAGGCTTTAAAGCGCGACATCTTTGATATCATGACAAAATCACAGGATTGGTGGCCTGCGGATTATGGTCATTACGGTCCTCTTTTTATTCGCATGAGTTGGCATGCGGCCGGTACTTATCGTGTAGAGGATGGTCGAGGCGGTGGGGGTGATGGAGCTCAAAGATTTGCTCCACTTAACAGTTGGCCGGACAACGCCAACTTAGATAAAGCTCGCAGGTTGTTGTGGCCCATCAAACAAAAATATGGTCGAAAAGTTTCGTGGGCAGATCTGTTGGTTTTTGCTGGCAACTGCGCCTTAGAATCCATGGGTTTTAAAACTTTTGGATTTGGCTTTGGCCGAGAAGATGTGTGGGAACCCGTCGAGGTTTTCTGGGGACCTGAAGACACATGGCTTGGTGATGAACGCTATAGTGGGGATCGTAATTTGGCTAACCCCTTAGGGGCCGTTCAGATGGGTTTGATCTATGTGAATCCTGAAGGACCCAACGGAAAACCTGATCCAAAAGCTGCGTCTAAAGATATCCGCGAAACTTTTGCGCGTATGGCAATGAATGACGAAGAAACTGTTGCGTTGATTGCTGGGGGACATACTTTCGGAAAAACCCACGGCGCCGGAGATCCTAAAAAAGTTGGACCAGAACCCGAGGGCTGCCCCATGCATGGACAAGGACTAGGGTGGAAAAACTCTTTTAAAACTGGCAAAGGGGGAGATGCGATCACCAGTGGTCTTGAGGGTGCATGGACGAGTACTCCCACGAAATGGTCCAACGGATTTTTCGAAAACCTTCATAAATTTGAATGGGAACTATCTAAAAGCCCCGCCGGTGCCCATCAATGGAAGCCGGTGAATAAAGAGGCGCAGAATACCGTCCCTGATGCCCATGATCCAACCAAGAAGCACGCGCCAACAATGCTGACGACCGATATAGCATTGAAGGCAGATCCTGAATACGCCAAGATTTCAAAACGTTTCCACGAAAACCATCAAGAGTTTGCAGACGCCTTTGCAAAGGCTTGGTACAAACTCCTACATCGTGACATGGGGCCCGCCTCAAGATTCTGGGGACCGTGGGTGCCAGAACAACAGCTATGGCAAGATCCCATTCCTAAAGCTGATTATAAAATGATCGATGATCAAGACATCAAATCTCTGAAAGAAACATTACTTGCGTCTGGGATTGGTAATTCAAGACTTATTTCGACTGCATGGTCTGCGGCTGCTTCTTTCCGAGGAACAGATCGTCGCGGGGGAGCAAACGGTGGGCGCCTTCGCTTGGCTCCACAAAAAGATTGGGAAGTAAACGAACCTAAAGAGCTTTCCAAAACTTTGCAGACATTGGAAAAAATAAAAAATGAATTTGATAAATCAGGCTCAGGAAAAAAAGTTTCCATGGCAGATTTAATTGTACTTGGCGGTTGTGCAGCGATCGAGGATGCAGCAAAGAAAGCAGGTCATAACATCACTGTTCCATTTAATCCGGGTCGCACGGATTCTTCGCAGGAGCAAACGGATGCTCACGCTTTTGCCGTACTTGAACCTAAAGCTGATGGGTTCAGAAACTACATGGGTAAACGCGCTACGCTAACACCTGAAACTCATATGTTGGATCGCGCGAATTTACTAAAGCTTACTGCGCCAGAGATGACAGTCTTGATGGGTGGCCTTCGGGTTTTAGATATTAATCATGAAAATTCCAAACATGGTGTGTTCACCGACAGAGTAGGCATGCTCACAAACGATTTCTTTACGAATCTTTTGGACATGAGTACCGAGTGGGATGAGCCGAAAAAGGGAATTTATGAAGGGAAGGATCGCAGGACCGGAAAAGTGAAATGGACTGCGACAAATGTGGATCTGGTGTTTGGTTACCATTCCCAGCTGCGTGCTATTGCCGAAGTTTATGCGTCCGATGATGCTAAAGAAAAGTTTGTTAAAGACTTTGTAGCAGCATGGAACAAGGTGATGAATCTTGACCGCTATGATCTAAAGCATTAG
- a CDS encoding DUF2945 domain-containing protein, which translates to MAQFKKNQKVQWNYLGRAVHGTVEDVFHESVTKTIKGKKITRHGSEEKPAYLVKSEAGNIALKLESELVKQAKSSTKSPRMFSEK; encoded by the coding sequence GTGGCGCAATTTAAAAAAAATCAAAAAGTACAATGGAACTATCTTGGTAGAGCCGTGCATGGAACTGTCGAAGACGTATTTCATGAGTCCGTAACGAAAACTATTAAAGGTAAAAAAATCACTCGCCATGGGTCTGAAGAAAAGCCCGCATATCTAGTAAAATCGGAAGCCGGTAACATCGCTTTGAAATTGGAATCTGAACTGGTAAAGCAGGCGAAATCGAGCACAAAATCACCGCGTATGTTTAGCGAAAAATAA
- a CDS encoding DUF6151 family protein, protein MLMAFECDCGKVKGTVESKRLKGFRAVCLCDDCQAYAHYLKRADTLDANGGTDIIPVMPSHLKFTDGWEQMKNLRLYKSGMYRWYADCCKTPIGNGMTSAKMPYIGMAERIFTKKNSSQKVQEEFGPITEHMQAQFGKGTLPADSRKTVSPGFMFRVLKFILTAKFTGAGSPSPFFDSEGIPTKEPYVLTKEERESLRPLCGSKRTDVK, encoded by the coding sequence ATGCTAATGGCATTTGAATGTGACTGTGGAAAAGTAAAGGGTACTGTTGAATCTAAAAGACTTAAAGGGTTCAGAGCCGTTTGCCTGTGTGATGATTGCCAAGCCTATGCTCACTATCTTAAACGCGCTGATACCTTGGATGCCAATGGAGGAACGGACATCATTCCCGTTATGCCTTCTCACTTGAAATTCACGGACGGCTGGGAGCAGATGAAGAATCTTCGACTTTATAAAAGCGGAATGTACCGTTGGTATGCAGACTGCTGCAAAACTCCCATCGGAAATGGTATGACGTCCGCGAAAATGCCTTACATCGGGATGGCAGAACGTATTTTCACCAAAAAGAATTCATCGCAAAAAGTTCAAGAAGAATTCGGTCCCATTACGGAGCACATGCAAGCGCAGTTCGGCAAAGGAACATTGCCTGCTGATTCAAGAAAAACTGTATCTCCAGGCTTTATGTTCAGAGTTCTAAAATTTATTCTTACTGCCAAATTTACCGGAGCGGGCTCGCCATCTCCGTTCTTTGATTCAGAAGGTATTCCAACAAAGGAACCTTATGTTCTAACCAAAGAAGAGCGCGAATCATTGCGCCCTTTGTGCGGTTCTAAAAGAACTGACGTTAAGTAG
- a CDS encoding glycoside hydrolase family 113 encodes MKIFNLIFAFVLMFAANSIAAGKYVAGFNLTESEGFLYDAAAAGQPKTLAQQAVDEAKRLGSNHIILNLRATMRGPYSSEIIPVTAPAERSKEAMRMAKLIKYIQSQGMTVGIRPIFFVVGPNGEFPYVEKQTDGTYKTWWHGNIQPKDPNRWFESFRVYLDVYLTTAKLAKVDEFTIGAELYSMTVGIEDQWKEYPYGFPGRWLELLRYVRAKLPNARLMYDVNFTDDSVNNGPLTASGGEFERWRYRLVDLADRPNPEEQKIWQDLSTFWKELDAVGLDIYRSLASNGQALPGNYGDLVSTLKLRSDSYATQLDTGLTQIEMTLDHHKKAIIKEIGFRSVEKGFIDPFAYAGSGTVNIQDQAAAFQAVFESFWQPQWPWFQGINFWDIAVDPSKKGKGDNGFSPIGKEATENVVKDNYSKNN; translated from the coding sequence ATGAAAATTTTTAATTTAATTTTCGCATTCGTATTGATGTTCGCAGCAAATTCAATTGCTGCTGGCAAATACGTTGCAGGTTTCAACCTGACGGAATCTGAAGGTTTCCTTTATGATGCTGCAGCCGCGGGCCAGCCGAAAACTTTGGCTCAGCAAGCAGTGGACGAGGCAAAACGCCTTGGATCAAACCACATCATCTTGAATCTTCGCGCAACAATGAGGGGCCCTTACTCTTCAGAAATCATTCCCGTAACGGCTCCGGCTGAGCGTTCTAAAGAAGCTATGCGCATGGCTAAGCTTATTAAGTACATTCAGTCTCAAGGAATGACCGTGGGTATCCGCCCTATCTTTTTCGTGGTAGGTCCAAATGGCGAATTTCCTTACGTTGAAAAACAAACTGATGGCACTTACAAAACTTGGTGGCATGGAAATATCCAACCTAAAGATCCAAATCGTTGGTTTGAATCATTCCGCGTTTACTTAGATGTTTACCTAACAACGGCAAAGCTTGCTAAAGTCGACGAGTTCACGATCGGTGCAGAGCTTTACTCTATGACTGTCGGTATTGAGGACCAATGGAAAGAGTATCCATACGGCTTCCCAGGTCGCTGGTTGGAACTTCTTCGTTATGTTCGCGCCAAACTACCTAACGCGCGTTTGATGTACGACGTAAACTTCACTGACGACAGCGTTAACAACGGTCCGTTGACAGCGTCTGGTGGTGAATTCGAAAGATGGCGCTACCGTTTGGTTGATCTTGCGGATCGTCCAAATCCAGAAGAACAAAAAATCTGGCAAGACCTTTCCACTTTCTGGAAAGAACTTGATGCGGTTGGTTTGGATATCTATCGTTCATTAGCCTCAAACGGCCAAGCATTGCCAGGCAACTACGGTGACCTTGTAAGTACTTTGAAACTTCGCTCGGACTCTTATGCAACTCAATTGGATACAGGTCTTACACAGATCGAAATGACTTTGGATCACCACAAGAAAGCTATCATTAAAGAAATTGGTTTCCGCTCTGTGGAAAAAGGTTTCATTGATCCCTTTGCATATGCGGGCTCGGGAACTGTAAACATTCAAGATCAAGCAGCTGCATTCCAAGCCGTGTTTGAATCTTTCTGGCAACCACAATGGCCATGGTTCCAAGGTATCAATTTCTGGGATATCGCAGTTGATCCTTCGAAAAAAGGTAAAGGCGACAACGGTTTTTCTCCAATAGGAAAAGAAGCCACTGAAAATGTTGTCAAAGACAACTACTCTAAAAATAACTAG
- a CDS encoding SDR family oxidoreductase, whose amino-acid sequence MTSIHSKRKPHPPFKEHKQKSPGLEKKMNIKPKYHAPQYKAAGKLIGKRALITGGDSGIGRAVALLYAREGASVLITYLPEERVDAEQTQSDIQEMGGTCVLLSGDLTKEAFCKKAVAETVKKLGGIDILVSNAAHQMRKDDISEITTAEFDRTFKTNVYAYFHLAKAAVPHMKPGSCIIATSSETSTRAPEQLLDYSSTKGAINTFTKSLAQMLVKKGIRVNAVAPGPVWTPLNPSDEGTQTKKIKKFGEQQPIGRAAQPEEIAPAYVFLASEADSSYVSGVILPEMGAEPI is encoded by the coding sequence ATGACGAGTATTCACAGCAAAAGAAAACCGCATCCACCCTTTAAAGAACATAAGCAAAAGTCCCCAGGGCTTGAAAAAAAGATGAACATTAAGCCCAAGTATCACGCTCCTCAATACAAAGCCGCTGGCAAATTAATCGGCAAACGCGCGTTGATAACAGGTGGGGATTCAGGTATTGGTCGTGCCGTGGCCTTACTGTATGCACGTGAAGGCGCTTCTGTGCTCATCACCTACCTTCCCGAGGAACGAGTCGATGCGGAACAAACCCAAAGTGATATCCAAGAAATGGGAGGCACTTGTGTCCTGTTATCAGGTGATTTGACGAAGGAAGCATTCTGTAAAAAAGCTGTCGCAGAAACCGTCAAAAAACTGGGTGGCATCGATATCTTAGTTAGCAATGCCGCTCACCAAATGCGTAAAGACGACATTTCCGAAATTACGACGGCAGAGTTTGATCGAACTTTCAAAACCAATGTTTACGCTTACTTCCATTTGGCGAAAGCAGCGGTCCCCCACATGAAGCCAGGATCTTGCATCATCGCGACAAGCTCCGAAACTTCCACACGTGCTCCAGAGCAGCTGTTGGATTACTCGTCGACCAAGGGAGCAATCAATACCTTTACGAAGTCGCTTGCACAGATGTTGGTTAAAAAGGGAATCCGGGTCAACGCGGTTGCACCGGGGCCCGTTTGGACTCCACTAAATCCTTCTGACGAAGGAACTCAGACCAAGAAAATTAAAAAATTCGGTGAGCAACAACCCATTGGTCGCGCCGCGCAACCCGAGGAAATTGCCCCTGCGTATGTATTTCTGGCGTCAGAAGCAGACTCTAGCTACGTCAGCGGGGTGATACTTCCTGAGATGGGAGCAGAACCTATCTAG
- a CDS encoding ribonuclease HII translates to MKEWHKFRPKPVIGVDEVGRGSLAGPVFAAAVVLKHERLPEFLRDSKLLSRKQRIEVFKEICAEHRVAIGLATVEEIAMLNIVYASTLAMKRAIMGLQLSKGHVLVDGRIRIPTLPKEYLQTTVVKGDLHYPPISAASIISKVTRDELMAVLAEQYPAYGWEHNAGYATASHIKALRENGPCQLHRKSFAQVSLPFIF, encoded by the coding sequence ATGAAAGAGTGGCATAAATTTCGTCCCAAACCGGTGATTGGAGTTGATGAGGTCGGTCGTGGCAGCCTTGCCGGACCGGTCTTTGCTGCTGCGGTCGTTCTAAAACACGAACGACTTCCCGAATTTCTAAGGGATTCAAAGCTTCTATCCCGTAAGCAGAGAATTGAAGTGTTTAAGGAAATCTGTGCTGAGCATCGTGTCGCCATAGGTTTAGCCACCGTCGAAGAAATTGCTATGTTAAATATCGTCTATGCTTCAACACTGGCTATGAAACGTGCCATCATGGGCCTGCAATTGAGCAAGGGGCATGTTCTAGTGGATGGCCGTATTCGAATACCCACTTTGCCGAAAGAATATTTACAAACAACTGTCGTGAAAGGAGACCTGCACTATCCCCCCATTTCTGCCGCTTCAATCATTTCCAAAGTCACGCGCGATGAATTGATGGCAGTCTTGGCAGAACAATATCCAGCCTATGGCTGGGAACATAATGCAGGCTATGCCACGGCTTCGCATATCAAAGCTTTGCGAGAAAATGGACCTTGTCAACTTCATCGCAAATCCTTTGCTCAAGTTAGCCTTCCATTTATTTTCTAA
- the ligD gene encoding DNA ligase D yields MPLTKYNKMRDFSITKEPKGIQKKSKKGALSFVVQEHHASHLHWDFRLEWEGVLKSWAVPKGPSMDPHTKRLAVETEDHPLSYGSFHGTIPEDQYGGGEVYIWDKGTWEPLEDAGRGFKKGHLVFNLKGKKLKGVFHLVRTRGQGRQNQWLLMKKDDAYAEAVPDIELVAPKKSTRPKAAAKSTAVKKKIPTKSKKIQRLPFITPELALLVDEPPEGPEWLHELKFDGYRVQAHVYGEDVALYTRSGQNWTDKFPSIAQGLTKLNLEGAVLDGEIVILDEQGRSDFQLLQNALKANNTRNMFFYAFDLLAIAGKDLRSLTLEQRKDELQKLIKKSVPQIRYSGEFEGTGKSLLALAKKHGLEGIISKKRESPYRSERNSNWLKIKCSSQQEFVIAGYTDSKGSRDHFGALLLGIYKNDKLQYVGKVGTGFTQQSLRDVFKTLKPLEIKTSPFDLKSPRGKDIHWLKPKYSAEITFANWTHEEILRVPVFHGLREDKPTKQIKKETPAMLPSSKEDWSISSPEKILFPKEKITKKDVATFYSKIAKHIIPLVTDRPLSLVRCPNGTGKQCFFQKHQAKIPESMTPVKLKEHGGYGTYMSIHDDAGLAALVQMNAFEIHCSNSRHPQTDVPDQFVMDFDPGPGVSWKAVVDSAFTLRKLLEGLSLKSFVKLSGGKGVHVHVPISPQYTFDQINSFTHALALQMEQQDPDLYVSKMSKKIREGRIFVDYLRNSQGATAVAPYSLRAREVSAVAMPITWNDLKKIPSGNFYDLKKALAHLQRRRSDPWQGYGKLKQRIPLLEKTTTKKSSTRAQAHA; encoded by the coding sequence ATGCCTTTAACCAAGTATAACAAGATGCGGGACTTTTCTATCACGAAAGAACCCAAAGGAATTCAGAAGAAATCAAAAAAGGGAGCTCTTTCTTTTGTCGTACAAGAGCATCACGCCAGCCATCTTCATTGGGACTTCCGTTTAGAATGGGAGGGTGTCCTTAAAAGTTGGGCTGTGCCAAAAGGCCCAAGTATGGATCCGCACACCAAGCGTCTTGCGGTGGAAACAGAAGATCATCCCCTTTCCTATGGCAGTTTCCATGGCACAATCCCCGAAGATCAATATGGCGGCGGCGAAGTTTACATTTGGGACAAGGGCACTTGGGAACCTCTGGAAGACGCTGGCAGAGGTTTTAAAAAAGGGCATCTGGTCTTTAACCTCAAGGGAAAAAAACTAAAGGGCGTCTTTCATCTGGTTCGCACTCGCGGTCAAGGCCGTCAAAATCAATGGCTGCTGATGAAAAAAGATGACGCTTACGCTGAAGCTGTCCCGGATATTGAACTGGTCGCACCGAAAAAATCAACTCGCCCGAAAGCGGCTGCAAAATCCACGGCGGTTAAAAAAAAAATCCCGACAAAATCAAAAAAGATCCAACGCCTTCCCTTCATCACGCCCGAGCTAGCACTGTTAGTCGACGAACCACCGGAAGGACCCGAGTGGCTTCATGAGTTAAAGTTCGACGGCTACCGTGTTCAAGCGCATGTTTACGGAGAAGATGTCGCTCTTTACACTCGTTCCGGACAGAATTGGACTGACAAATTTCCCAGTATCGCGCAAGGGCTTACCAAGCTGAACTTAGAGGGTGCAGTACTAGATGGGGAAATCGTTATTCTGGATGAGCAAGGACGGAGCGACTTTCAACTTTTACAAAATGCCTTAAAAGCTAATAACACCCGAAACATGTTCTTTTATGCGTTCGATTTATTAGCGATTGCCGGTAAAGATCTAAGATCACTGACTTTAGAGCAAAGGAAAGACGAACTTCAAAAGCTGATCAAAAAATCAGTTCCGCAAATTCGTTATAGCGGTGAATTCGAAGGCACCGGCAAAAGCCTGCTTGCCTTGGCAAAAAAACATGGACTCGAAGGTATTATCTCTAAAAAAAGGGAAAGTCCCTATCGCTCCGAAAGAAATTCTAACTGGTTGAAAATTAAATGCAGCTCCCAACAGGAGTTTGTCATCGCTGGATACACGGACAGCAAGGGCAGCCGGGATCACTTTGGGGCATTGCTTTTAGGAATCTACAAAAATGACAAACTTCAATATGTGGGCAAGGTGGGAACAGGCTTCACTCAGCAATCATTAAGAGACGTCTTTAAAACTTTAAAGCCATTGGAAATCAAGACGTCACCTTTCGACCTAAAGTCGCCCCGTGGAAAAGACATCCATTGGTTAAAACCCAAATACAGTGCCGAGATCACCTTTGCCAACTGGACTCACGAAGAAATTCTGAGGGTGCCGGTATTTCATGGATTGCGCGAAGACAAACCAACAAAACAAATAAAAAAGGAAACTCCAGCTATGTTACCTTCATCGAAAGAGGATTGGAGCATTTCCAGTCCTGAGAAAATCCTTTTTCCTAAAGAGAAAATCACCAAGAAAGACGTTGCAACTTTCTATTCTAAAATTGCTAAACACATCATACCTCTTGTCACGGACCGTCCCCTTTCTCTGGTTCGCTGTCCCAACGGAACCGGGAAACAATGTTTTTTCCAAAAGCATCAGGCGAAAATTCCCGAATCGATGACACCGGTAAAATTGAAGGAACATGGCGGTTATGGAACTTACATGAGCATTCATGACGATGCGGGGCTTGCTGCTTTGGTTCAAATGAATGCATTTGAAATCCATTGCTCCAACTCTCGTCATCCCCAAACTGATGTACCTGACCAATTCGTTATGGATTTCGATCCAGGTCCGGGTGTCAGCTGGAAAGCTGTCGTGGATTCCGCATTCACACTTAGAAAACTGCTGGAGGGATTAAGTTTAAAAAGCTTTGTGAAACTGAGCGGCGGAAAAGGCGTTCATGTGCATGTACCGATCTCGCCGCAGTATACTTTTGATCAGATCAACAGTTTCACTCATGCTTTAGCATTGCAGATGGAGCAGCAAGACCCTGATCTTTATGTTTCTAAGATGTCTAAGAAAATTCGTGAAGGCCGAATCTTTGTCGATTACTTAAGAAACTCCCAAGGCGCAACAGCTGTGGCTCCTTACTCGCTTCGTGCGCGTGAAGTCAGCGCAGTTGCCATGCCAATTACCTGGAATGATCTTAAAAAAATTCCTAGTGGAAATTTCTATGATTTGAAAAAAGCATTGGCGCATCTGCAACGGCGCCGCAGTGATCCGTGGCAAGGTTATGGAAAACTCAAACAGCGTATTCCGCTTTTAGAAAAAACCACGACGAAAAAAAGTTCGACTCGTGCACAAGCACATGCATGA